From the genome of Natrinema marinum:
ATAGCGAAGATCGAATCGGGATCATCCTCGAGCCGTTGAATAACTGGGCGGGTGTTGCCGAAGCGCTCGGCGGAGAACGGATCACGATTGGCGGGAACATGGGACTGAACCCGCTCGAGATCAAGCCCACTCCCGAACGGGTTCAGCGGGCGATGGGCGAAGACGCCAGTCCATATCGTGAGAAACTGGACAGCGTGATGAGTTTCCTGTCAAACTACTTCGCCCTCCGCGGAATCAAACTCGGCGATCGGCGGACGACACTCGAGACGGCAATCGAGGAGGCATACGCCCGCAAGGGAATCACCGACGATATCGCGACGCATCAAAATGAGAGTCCGACGATGCGTGACGCCCTCGATATCCTTCAGGGGATGGTCGACGACCCTGACGACTACGTCGTTCGGACACACGAAGAGATACTCAAAATCCGTGAGGACGCGACGTGGCTCATCGACCAATTACGACCGTTCGCCGAAGGCGGCCGCTATGAGAATCTCGGCCGTGAGACGGAGTTCGATATCCGTGATGAGAAGGTGATCTACTTAGATCTCGCCCAGCAGGAGGGGAGTCTCGGCGGCAGTACGAGCCTCATCATGCAACTACTGATTTCGTCGGTGTACGAACGTGCGAAAGAGACGGACAAGGAGGTCGTCTTCGTTATCGACGAGGCCCGCTACATCATGCAAGACGCAGCGAGTCTCGAGTACCTCGAGATCGTCTTCCGTCACCACCGACATCACAACCTCTCGATCCGACTCGTGACCCAGACCGTCGACGAGTTCTTCCAACATCCCGAGTCGGAAGCGATCATTGACCAGTGTGCGATCAAACAGTTCCACCATCTCGATGGAATGGACCGTGAGTGGGCCGACGAGTTCGGTCTGAACTCCGCGCAAATGCGCTTCGTCCAGGATGCGGTCCCTGGTAATGATTTAGCAGGTTATTCAGAGGCTCTCGTTGGCGTCGATGGCGAATGGCGCGGTATAGAGATTCGGGCGTTAGCCCACGAGAAGGCGGTTATCGACTTCGATCCGAAGGTACAGTCTCGGTCCGAGTTGCCAGGTCAGTCTACTGATAGTGGTGGTGTTTCTGACCGCACCAAGGGTGGCGGTCAGAAGGGGAGACCCCTCTCTGACTGAGAGTTATGATTGACGAAACAGCAATCCCTGAGACACTGCGTTCTCGAGAGCAGTGGATCTGCTGGGAGCAAACCGAACGGGATGGAGAGACGACGAAGGTTCCGATCGACCCACAGACAGCAGAATTCGCATCGACGACGGACGATCGAACGTGGAGCAGTCTCGAGACTGCGCTCGCGTATCTCGGGTCGAGTCCGACGGCAGCCAGTGGGATTGGATTCGTGTTTTCGAGCACTGATTCGCTTGTTGGAATCGATTTAGATGACTGTCGCGACCCAGCAACCGGTCAGCCAACAGAGCAAGCAAAGAGGATCATCAACCAGTTAGACTCGTATACCGAAATTTCACCATCAGAGACTGGCTATCACGTATTGATTCGCGGAGAGCTTCCAGCGGGTCGTAATCGACGTGGGCATGTCGAAATGTACGACCACGCCCGATACTTCACCGTCACCGGTGATCACGTATCGGGTACGCCGACACGAATCGAACACCGACAAGCTGACCTCGAGGAGATTCACGCGGCGTACGTTCGCGAAATCAACGATGATGCCCACGAGATTCCATCACCGATGCCTTCGCCAGAGGGGGGTTCGGAACCGCTCCTTACGGACGACGAAATACTCGAGAAGGCACGAAACGCATCGAATGGGGAGAAATTCGAGCGTCTCTGGAACGGGTCGACTGTCGGGTACGCGAGCCAGTCGGAAGCAGATATGGCGTTGTGTTGTCTCCTCGCATTCTGGACTGGTGGCCATGCTGTCCAAATGGATCGATTGTTTCGCCGATCCAGACTGGACCGTCCGAAGTGGTCTGAGGTTCACTACGCCGATGGCTCAACGTACGGTGAGAAGACGATCGCTCGCGCAATCTCGCACACCTCTGAGTTCTACGAGCCTTCACGGACAGGCCAAGGCGAGACGAAGGGGCAGAACGGTGAGTCACTGCGAGATCGTGAGCGTGTGTACCTCGAGGAGAAGTTCTCACTGCTTCAAAAGCAAACTACGACTCTCGAAACGCAGTTGGAGGAGAAGACCGCGCGTATCGAGCAACTCGAGCGACGGCTCGAGATATATGAGGCAAAGCCGATGACTCGAGAAGCAACGCCTGACCCGTCGAAAGAAGATCAGTCGAAGTCTATCGTTCAGTGGATACAGAGGATTTTCGACCGATAGTAGAAAAGAGAGAGAAGAGCGAGTGACTACTCGAGACGTGGTACGATCGGACGCCCTCGAGAGCTACGAAGACCCGACCTAGTGACGAGCTGGACACGAATCGATGGACCGAATCGGGTCCGCTCGAACCCAAAAACGTCTAACGTCCACCGCTCATCTCACGCCCTATGAACGTCTCTATCGTCGGCAGCGGCTACGTCGGTACCACGATCGCCGCCTGTCTTGCGGATCTCGGCCACAACGTCATCAACGTCGAGATCGACGAGGACATCGTCGCCAGCATCAACGCCGGCGAGGCCCCGATCCACGAGTCGGGCCTCGCCGAACGCATCGCCGCCCACGCGGGCACCACCCTCCGCGCGACGACGGACTACGACGAAATCCGCGACACTGACGTCACGTTTCTCTGTCTCCCCACGCCTCAGACCGACGACGGCAGCCTCGACCTCGCGGTCATGCGCGCCGGCGCGGAGTCGCTAGGGCGAGCGCTGGCCGAGAAAGACGACGACCACCTCGTAGTCGTCAAGAGCACGGTCCTCCCGGGCACGACCGAGGAGGTGGTCGCGCCGATCCTCGAGGCCGAGTCCGGCACCCCGATCGGCGAGGGGATCGAGGTCGCGATGAATCCCGAGTTCCTCCGGATGGGGACCGCCGTCGCGGACTTCCTCGAACCCGACAAGGTCGTCCTCGGAACGGCGAGCGACGAGGCGGCCGCCACCCTCCGCGAGCTGTACGCGCCCATTCTCGACCGAGACGAAACGGACCTCGTCGAGACCGACATCCGCGAGGCCGAACTCATCAAGTACGCGAACAACGCCTTCCTCGCGGCCAAGGTCTCGCTGGTCAACGAGCTGGGCAACATCGCGACGGAGTACGACGCGGACGCCTACGAAGTGCTCGAGGCGGTCGGTCTCGACGACCGAATCTCCGAACGCTTCATGCGCTCGGGGCTGGGCTGGGGCGGCTCCTGTTTCCCGAAGGACGTCAACGCCCTGCGGGCCGGTGCGCGCGAGCAGGGATACGAGCCCGAACTGCTCGACGCGGTCGTCGACGTCAACGACGACCAGCCCCGGCGGCTGGTCGAGTTGCTCGAAGAACACGTCTCTCTCGAGGGGGCGCGCATCGCGGTCCTCGGGCTCTCGTTCAAGCCCGGCACCGACGACGTACGCAAGTCGCGCGCGCTGGACGTGATCGAGCACCTCCACGAGCGCGGCGCGACGGTCGTCGCCTATGATCCGGTCGCGATCGAGAACGTCCGACCCGACTACCCCGAACTCGAGTACGCCGACTCGGCCGACGGTGCGCTCGCGGACGCCGACGGGGCCGTCGTCGCGACCGACTGGCCCGAGTTCGACGACCTCACGTTCGAAGGGATGGCTCGCTCCGTCGTCGTCGACGGGCGCCGGATCGACGTCGACGAGGACGCCGTTGACGTCTACGAAGGGCTGACGTGGTAACGCAGCGAGACACGTTCGATCCCTGCTGAAAATCAGTTCCCACTGATCGTCATTTCTCGCCGTATATACCGGTAAAAGCCCGACACTAGTCAATCAGTAGCCTTTTGCGGATCCGCGGGGGAGTACCTCCCGATGGAAGACGACGCGGTGCGTGCGGACTCGAGCGTCCTCTCGGACGGTGGCGAGGCCGTCGCCGTGGGCGAGGAGGCCGACGAGATCACGCCGGACGAGGTCTGCGTGCTCATCCCGACGCTCGAGGAGGCGGCCACGATCGGCGACGTGATCGAGGGCTTCTACGAGGAGGGGTACACGAACGTCGTCGTCGTCGACGGCGACTCCTCGGACGATACCCGCGAGATCGCCCGCGAGCACGGCGCGGAGGTGTTCGTCCAGTCGGGGAGCGGCAAGGGCCAGGCCGTCCGCGAGGCCCTCGAGTACGTGACGGTGCCGTACGTCCTGATGCTCGACGGCGACGGCACCTACGATCCGGCCGACGCAGACAAGATGATCGAGCCGCTCGCGCGGGGCTACGAACACGTGATCGGCAACCGCTTCGCGGACATGGACGACGACGCGATGCGTGCGCTGAACGGGTTCGGCAACCGGATGATCAACCGCGCGTTCGGCTTCGTCCACGGGGCCAACTATGAGGATATCCTCTCGGGCTACCGGGCCTTTACCGTCGACTCGTTCGAGCGGCTCTCGCTCGATTCGGACGGCTTCACGATCGAGACCGAGCTGGCCGTCGAGTGCGTCAAACACGGGATCGAGACGACGGTCGTCCCGGTCAGCTACCGCGCGCGCCCCGACGAGTCCGAGACCAACCTCCACCCGGTCAGAGACGGCGGGACGATCCTGCTGGCGCTGTACTCGCTGGCCAAGACGAACAACCCCCTCTTTTACTTTGGGAGCCTCGGCGTCGCCGGGATCCTCTCGGGAGCCCTCATCGCGGCCTACGTCCTCTGGGAGTGGATCCAGTACACGCAGAGCCACGAGGTCATGGCCGTCGTCTCGGCGGCCGCGATCATTCTGGGCGTCCAACTGCTCATGTTCGGCGTCCTTTCGGACATGCTCGTGACCCTCCACCGCGAGCAACGGCGCCGGCTCGAGCGGATCGCACGCGAGGCACGCGACGATTAACTCGAGAGACTCGGGCGATCTCCCGCTTATCGAGGGTGCTCGGCTCACGCGTAGTCGATAGCGCCGCTGGGCTCCCGGCGCGACGATCGAAAAACGAGCGAGAACAGCGGACGCGAGATCGAAGCGCGGCT
Proteins encoded in this window:
- the aglM gene encoding UDP-glucose 6-dehydrogenase AglM — encoded protein: MNVSIVGSGYVGTTIAACLADLGHNVINVEIDEDIVASINAGEAPIHESGLAERIAAHAGTTLRATTDYDEIRDTDVTFLCLPTPQTDDGSLDLAVMRAGAESLGRALAEKDDDHLVVVKSTVLPGTTEEVVAPILEAESGTPIGEGIEVAMNPEFLRMGTAVADFLEPDKVVLGTASDEAAATLRELYAPILDRDETDLVETDIREAELIKYANNAFLAAKVSLVNELGNIATEYDADAYEVLEAVGLDDRISERFMRSGLGWGGSCFPKDVNALRAGAREQGYEPELLDAVVDVNDDQPRRLVELLEEHVSLEGARIAVLGLSFKPGTDDVRKSRALDVIEHLHERGATVVAYDPVAIENVRPDYPELEYADSADGALADADGAVVATDWPEFDDLTFEGMARSVVVDGRRIDVDEDAVDVYEGLTW
- the aglJ gene encoding S-layer glycoprotein N-glycosyltransferase AglJ: MEDDAVRADSSVLSDGGEAVAVGEEADEITPDEVCVLIPTLEEAATIGDVIEGFYEEGYTNVVVVDGDSSDDTREIAREHGAEVFVQSGSGKGQAVREALEYVTVPYVLMLDGDGTYDPADADKMIEPLARGYEHVIGNRFADMDDDAMRALNGFGNRMINRAFGFVHGANYEDILSGYRAFTVDSFERLSLDSDGFTIETELAVECVKHGIETTVVPVSYRARPDESETNLHPVRDGGTILLALYSLAKTNNPLFYFGSLGVAGILSGALIAAYVLWEWIQYTQSHEVMAVVSAAAIILGVQLLMFGVLSDMLVTLHREQRRRLERIAREARDD